The Spirochaeta isovalerica genome includes a window with the following:
- a CDS encoding ABC transporter ATP-binding protein, which produces MIKNFIRYYKPHIHLFILDMTCAVIASAMIIGLPFLTRSLIGEILPSRDVKRIAYVLSLIFAIYLVRSILTYIRVKWGHILGVRMEADMRRDIFAHIQKLSFSYFDRVKTGHLMSRISNDLSIIAEVAHHAPEDLIISTIILIMAYIVMFFFNTSLALISLIPFPIMIFWGIHMGSRMRKSFRKVRKEIAEINSTVENSVMGIREVKSFANEGLENNKFHKSNDTFRVAKEISYQRMARFHSVMQFLRDFYYFCIIGGGALLIHRGSLNLVDLLAFILYVGIILPPIDRLINFTEQLQQGISSFERFQEIMDIEPDIKDMPGAVDFHPAGGEFLMENVSFRYSKSPDWILKNINLTIRAGETIALAGESGAGKSTLASLLPRFYDIQEGTIRIDGQDIKSLKQRTLRRSIGIVQQNVFLFDGTIRENIVYGKPAATEEQIREAVKMSNLESFIETLPDGLETEVGERGVLLSGGQKQRISIARVFLKNPEILIFDEATSSLDNESEAMIQEALWKLCKNRTTIIIAHRLSTIMRADRIYVMKNGEIVEEGSHLDLINQGGYYKSLADKGTLIAEIN; this is translated from the coding sequence ATGATCAAAAATTTTATCCGGTACTACAAACCCCATATACATTTATTCATTCTGGATATGACCTGCGCCGTTATTGCTTCGGCCATGATTATCGGTCTTCCTTTTTTAACGCGGTCCCTAATCGGGGAAATCCTGCCTTCCCGCGATGTGAAAAGGATAGCCTATGTCCTCAGCCTGATTTTCGCCATTTATCTGGTCAGATCGATCCTGACTTATATAAGGGTTAAATGGGGCCATATCCTCGGTGTCCGTATGGAAGCGGATATGCGCCGCGATATTTTCGCCCATATACAAAAACTCTCATTCAGCTATTTTGACAGGGTTAAGACCGGTCATCTTATGAGCCGGATTTCCAATGACCTGAGCATTATCGCCGAGGTGGCCCATCATGCTCCGGAAGACCTTATTATCTCTACAATCATTCTGATCATGGCGTATATCGTCATGTTCTTTTTCAATACGTCACTGGCTCTTATCTCCCTCATTCCTTTTCCCATAATGATATTCTGGGGAATTCATATGGGCTCCCGTATGAGAAAGAGCTTCAGAAAGGTGCGAAAAGAGATTGCCGAAATCAACAGTACTGTCGAAAACTCCGTTATGGGAATCCGTGAAGTTAAGTCTTTTGCCAATGAAGGGCTTGAAAACAACAAATTTCACAAGAGCAACGATACATTCCGCGTCGCTAAAGAGATCAGTTATCAGCGGATGGCCCGTTTTCATTCGGTTATGCAGTTTCTCCGCGATTTCTACTATTTCTGTATAATCGGCGGAGGAGCCCTTCTTATCCACCGGGGCTCATTGAATCTGGTCGATCTGCTGGCTTTTATACTCTATGTAGGGATCATTCTTCCCCCTATAGACCGACTTATCAATTTTACGGAGCAGCTTCAGCAGGGAATTTCCTCATTTGAACGCTTTCAGGAAATCATGGACATCGAGCCCGATATAAAAGATATGCCCGGAGCTGTAGATTTCCATCCCGCCGGTGGTGAGTTCCTTATGGAGAATGTGAGTTTCCGATACAGCAAATCCCCCGACTGGATACTGAAAAATATCAATCTGACGATCCGGGCCGGTGAGACAATAGCTCTTGCCGGAGAATCCGGTGCAGGGAAAAGCACGCTCGCATCACTTCTTCCCCGGTTCTACGATATTCAGGAAGGGACAATCAGAATAGACGGGCAGGATATAAAATCGCTCAAACAGAGAACATTGCGCCGTTCCATCGGAATCGTGCAACAGAATGTCTTCCTCTTTGACGGAACGATCAGGGAGAACATAGTCTACGGTAAACCGGCGGCGACGGAAGAGCAGATTCGGGAAGCTGTAAAGATGTCCAATCTGGAATCTTTCATCGAAACACTGCCCGACGGTCTGGAAACGGAAGTGGGCGAGCGGGGCGTTCTTCTTTCGGGCGGCCAGAAGCAGAGAATCTCCATTGCCCGTGTCTTCCTGAAAAATCCCGAGATCCTCATCTTCGACGAGGCGACCAGTTCCCTCGACAACGAATCGGAAGCGATGATTCAGGAAGCACTGTGGAAGTTATGTAAAAATCGTACAACAATTATCATAGCTCACCGGCTGTCGACCATTATGAGGGCCGACCGGATCTACGTCATGAAAAACGGAGAAATTGTGGAAGAGGGGTCCCATCTGGATCTGATAAATCAGGGCGGTTATTACAAATCCCTGGCCGATAAGGGAACTCTAATCGCAGAAATAAATTGA
- a CDS encoding helix-turn-helix transcriptional regulator, with protein MIHSGPVICQIYHDSYHHVSTPEEGRLLFFFQLEGSASVHLGGTVLDVQDSCAFIMPSALSFRVRGRGRARLLDCRISYINSLLKSSIGSALSSLLPSVKTGPFRAYCLSGHSVLRLEPLLDIISEETGLKRSDYLDMIHFQIFEILILLRREGALSQADIETWSVSQRVWQIEDVAEFIDSNYDIPFTLEELAVRCNLNPSYFSRAFREKMGLPLFEYINRMRIGRAVQLLKNTNLAILEIAMTVGYNNVSFFNRYFRKLKGCSPGEFRKKILE; from the coding sequence ATGATTCACTCCGGTCCCGTAATCTGTCAGATTTATCATGACTCATATCATCATGTCTCCACGCCGGAAGAGGGAAGGCTTCTTTTCTTTTTTCAGCTTGAGGGTAGCGCGTCTGTGCATCTGGGCGGGACAGTTCTCGATGTACAGGACAGCTGTGCCTTTATTATGCCTTCAGCGCTGTCTTTCCGTGTCCGTGGACGGGGACGGGCCCGATTACTCGACTGCCGCATATCCTATATCAACTCACTACTGAAAAGTTCTATCGGATCGGCTCTGTCGAGTCTGTTGCCTTCGGTAAAAACGGGACCGTTCCGGGCTTACTGCCTTTCCGGCCATTCGGTTCTCCGTCTGGAACCTCTTCTTGACATTATCAGTGAAGAAACGGGTCTGAAGCGGAGCGATTATCTGGATATGATACATTTCCAGATTTTCGAGATACTCATTCTGTTGAGAAGAGAAGGGGCTCTATCGCAGGCGGACATCGAGACATGGTCGGTCAGTCAGAGAGTCTGGCAGATAGAAGATGTCGCGGAGTTTATAGACTCTAACTACGATATCCCGTTCACTTTGGAGGAATTGGCCGTCAGGTGCAATTTGAACCCCTCCTATTTTTCCCGGGCCTTCAGGGAAAAGATGGGCCTGCCTCTTTTTGAATACATAAACAGGATGAGGATCGGCCGCGCCGTACAGCTCCTCAAAAACACCAATCTGGCTATTCTGGAAATAGCCATGACCGTAGGGTACAACAATGTATCTTTTTTCAACCGGTATTTCAGAAAACTCAAAGGCTGTTCTCCGGGAGAGTTCAGAAAGAAAATACTGGAGTAA
- a CDS encoding FliM/FliN family flagellar motor C-terminal domain-containing protein, translating into MRDFLKTSPIAGEVRLPANVVLHRKKMSAEELLSLESKGVFSVEERGDEEYELEVNGCSIAHGTIVKKQGGYFFKVKEMYGEEK; encoded by the coding sequence ATGAGAGATTTTTTAAAAACATCGCCAATAGCCGGAGAAGTGAGGCTTCCGGCCAATGTTGTGCTCCATCGGAAGAAAATGAGCGCCGAGGAGCTTCTTTCTCTTGAATCGAAGGGCGTCTTTTCTGTCGAGGAAAGAGGGGATGAAGAATACGAGCTTGAAGTGAACGGCTGTTCTATTGCCCATGGAACCATTGTAAAAAAACAGGGCGGTTACTTTTTTAAAGTAAAAGAGATGTACGGGGAGGAGAAATAA
- a CDS encoding FliM/FliN family flagellar motor switch protein gives MKEGRINDVKVPVEVVLGDTELKLEDFASMGPGTIIELHSIAGEPVDLVASGTKIAKGEVVVIDECFGIRVTEILKKG, from the coding sequence ATGAAAGAGGGAAGAATTAATGATGTCAAAGTACCTGTCGAGGTTGTTTTAGGAGATACCGAACTGAAGCTTGAGGATTTTGCCTCTATGGGGCCGGGAACAATTATCGAACTTCATTCAATTGCCGGAGAACCTGTGGATCTCGTTGCTTCCGGTACAAAAATAGCTAAAGGCGAAGTTGTCGTAATCGATGAGTGCTTCGGAATCCGCGTAACAGAGATCTTGAAGAAGGGTTAA
- the fliM gene encoding flagellar motor switch protein FliM, with protein MEEEFKVENVHGSAIMASARKENREYRVKKYDFKRPDKFSLEQIRTLSIVHESFCRLVTVSLSGKIRKKIDLSVAQVDQLAYFEFIDSIPDPTAIAVVNMHPLRGSAIIQIDPDISFPLCDLLFGGSGMESVENRELSPMERSVSSSIADVLLKDLAVSWEPLIHLEPEVGQIETNPQMAMIVPPTEMVVLVSLKVVLEGHEGRINFCIPFLTIEPLIEKLSAQYWFSRVRNEREDCVPSENIISLKLDCEVLTEAEDLSLRQIGQLRKGSLVRLPLFGEGHSYLRAGGETVMDLTHKKIRSAMKFQVAESRLRDSGVVPGFLNVNQKADSFNEDSIKSLAEEMKKLSRTLTEKIDRLSLNQEQLSDQVFFSTEGDQPAALQKREPFGFIGLPDIPLLYELLSGENKQAVALILSRLDSGLGAELLGHFPKELQPDIIKRIGTMDRVSPEIINKVEKVLLGSFNKIAESSEPDVKGVEKVTQILSLSPRSVESHIIGSLDKSDSHFSEEIKKRMFVFEDIVLLDSRAVARLAQRVDLKDLCLAMKMVAEDSVREHIFTSIPPAEADELKKCLEEKGRVLITEVDKAQQRIVSVIRQMEEEGEMLIGRADEMID; from the coding sequence ATGGAAGAAGAATTCAAAGTGGAAAACGTTCACGGAAGCGCCATAATGGCTTCGGCTCGCAAGGAAAACCGGGAGTACCGTGTCAAGAAATATGATTTTAAAAGACCTGATAAGTTCTCATTGGAGCAGATACGGACCCTTTCGATCGTTCATGAATCATTCTGCCGGTTGGTTACGGTCTCCCTTTCAGGAAAAATCAGGAAGAAAATCGACCTGTCGGTCGCGCAGGTCGATCAGCTGGCTTATTTTGAGTTTATAGACTCCATTCCCGATCCGACGGCCATAGCCGTTGTCAATATGCATCCTCTGAGAGGCAGCGCCATAATTCAGATTGATCCGGATATCTCTTTTCCCCTCTGTGATCTGCTTTTTGGTGGATCGGGAATGGAATCTGTGGAAAACAGAGAGCTGTCTCCCATGGAGCGTTCAGTCAGCAGCAGTATAGCAGATGTCTTATTGAAGGATCTGGCCGTTTCCTGGGAGCCGTTGATTCATTTAGAACCAGAAGTGGGGCAGATAGAGACCAATCCCCAAATGGCTATGATTGTCCCTCCTACGGAGATGGTCGTTCTGGTCAGCCTTAAAGTCGTGCTGGAAGGACATGAGGGCCGTATCAATTTCTGCATCCCCTTTCTGACAATTGAACCTCTCATTGAAAAACTGAGCGCACAATATTGGTTTTCCAGAGTGAGAAATGAGAGAGAGGATTGCGTTCCATCGGAAAATATCATTTCCCTGAAACTCGATTGCGAAGTCCTGACTGAAGCAGAAGATTTGAGCCTGAGGCAGATCGGACAGCTCAGAAAGGGAAGCCTTGTCAGGCTTCCGCTTTTCGGAGAAGGTCATTCTTATCTGAGAGCCGGCGGGGAAACTGTCATGGACCTTACCCATAAGAAAATTCGCAGCGCCATGAAATTCCAGGTTGCTGAAAGCCGGCTGAGAGACAGCGGCGTGGTTCCGGGCTTTCTAAATGTGAACCAGAAGGCGGACAGTTTCAATGAGGACAGCATTAAAAGCCTCGCAGAAGAGATGAAAAAGCTTTCGAGAACGCTGACCGAAAAGATTGATCGCCTCTCGCTGAATCAGGAACAGCTGAGCGATCAGGTCTTCTTCAGCACCGAAGGCGATCAGCCGGCGGCTCTTCAGAAAAGGGAACCTTTCGGGTTTATCGGATTACCCGATATCCCCTTGTTGTATGAGCTTCTCTCCGGAGAGAACAAACAGGCGGTCGCTCTGATTCTCTCCCGGCTCGATTCCGGCCTTGGAGCGGAGCTGCTCGGTCATTTTCCAAAAGAGCTGCAACCGGATATTATAAAAAGAATCGGTACGATGGACAGGGTGTCACCGGAAATCATTAATAAAGTGGAAAAGGTTCTGCTCGGCAGTTTTAACAAGATTGCCGAAAGCTCCGAACCGGATGTTAAAGGGGTGGAAAAAGTTACTCAGATTCTCAGTTTATCACCCCGTTCGGTTGAATCACACATCATCGGGAGCCTGGATAAGAGTGACAGCCATTTTTCCGAAGAGATTAAGAAGCGGATGTTTGTTTTTGAAGATATTGTTCTGCTTGATTCCCGGGCCGTCGCCAGACTGGCTCAGCGGGTCGACCTGAAGGATCTCTGCCTGGCAATGAAAATGGTTGCCGAAGATTCTGTCAGGGAGCATATTTTCACCTCTATACCCCCGGCTGAAGCTGATGAACTGAAAAAATGTCTTGAGGAAAAAGGACGGGTTCTGATTACGGAAGTCGATAAAGCCCAGCAGCGGATTGTCTCGGTCATCCGGCAGATGGAGGAGGAAGGGGAGATGCTCATCGGCCGGGCCGATGAGATGATCGATTAA
- a CDS encoding alpha/beta hydrolase → MKHQTTSFQSRMINKSLKKMIHGLFSDGLKLEKLRKDDFPEPGPLARKRCHIEKIETEEFSGHWIYPKKKDYGKTILYCHGGAYVSGPSLLHWRVLSHIALSGNYRILMINYPKAPEHPYPAALNAVYSAYRHLLENTVSDDIILMGDSAGGGLALALSMKLRDDNQSLPSRQILLSPWLNLAMDNEDTPKQSELDNMLALPGLADAAGFYRGKEDPRHPYISPLFGSLEGLPPTLLMIGTLDLLLPDCRDFRSKAEAASLDLTYEEWDDMFHVWMLNIPYIPEASEAVSRILDWLN, encoded by the coding sequence ATGAAACATCAAACTACCAGTTTTCAAAGCAGGATGATCAATAAATCTCTGAAGAAAATGATTCACGGGCTTTTCAGCGACGGGCTGAAACTGGAGAAACTGCGGAAAGATGATTTTCCCGAACCGGGACCGCTGGCCCGGAAGAGATGCCATATTGAAAAGATAGAGACCGAAGAGTTCTCGGGCCACTGGATATACCCCAAAAAGAAAGACTACGGGAAAACCATTCTCTATTGTCACGGCGGCGCTTATGTGAGCGGCCCCTCGCTGCTGCACTGGAGAGTTCTCAGTCATATAGCCTTATCGGGAAACTACAGGATTCTTATGATCAACTATCCGAAGGCACCGGAACACCCCTACCCGGCGGCTCTGAACGCTGTTTATTCTGCGTATCGGCATCTTCTGGAAAATACCGTTTCAGATGACATTATCCTGATGGGAGACTCGGCCGGCGGCGGTCTGGCCCTGGCGCTCTCAATGAAGCTTCGCGATGACAATCAGTCATTGCCGTCCAGGCAGATTCTCCTCAGCCCCTGGCTCAACTTAGCTATGGATAATGAAGACACACCTAAGCAGAGTGAGCTGGACAACATGCTGGCCCTCCCAGGACTCGCTGACGCGGCAGGATTCTACAGAGGGAAAGAAGACCCCAGGCATCCCTATATATCCCCTCTGTTCGGCAGTCTTGAGGGACTTCCCCCGACGCTGCTGATGATCGGGACTCTGGATCTTCTTCTCCCCGACTGTCGCGATTTCCGATCAAAAGCTGAAGCGGCCTCACTGGATCTCACCTATGAGGAATGGGACGACATGTTCCATGTCTGGATGCTCAACATCCCCTACATCCCCGAAGCCAGCGAAGCGGTCTCCCGCATTCTGGACTGGTTGAATTAA
- a CDS encoding EAL domain-containing protein, whose protein sequence is MNKRTKILNISLFVFSLAFFAQNLFGEGDQSVNFAFITDTPPISFINDSGEPDGFLVELFSRILNEFHVEYQFVPTDYGDLFSKLESGEIDIYGALFKTESRQKIFYFGKESISGGWGQLFINRQEQYESIQSLTNKKIGMVVGDEIGKNFKSFMDALEIPFTVVEYTSFSSLINDVKSNEIYGGVIYNSYLLGAEDIKITPTVFSPEPAYPVTSITGPHKLLLDRISLRLSDLKDDQNSYYYSLYSKWIGPHENPMEKYIPSIIAVILTVLIATAFLLINRRILKKTILKRTSELEQASTILENSLEGIVITDKDLIITKVNRAFEKISGYSGKEVLGKSIVELSSPDGRIEIFEEMRKTIDKTGKWVGETWDRRKNGVIFPQHKSVVLIRDKNGEPLNYSFVCQDLTQNRDLENRLHYMSNYDRQTDLPNKNLFYDRLLIAGMNADREGNIVCVVSLGLDNFKKINRSYGHQVGDELLKMVGDRLKTLCRRSDTVSRYEGDEFTLLLTDINTQEDIIRIIEKIRLEMEKPFFIAGRKVYTSCSQGISLYPSDSRRIEDIPRNANQAQHMAKKARKGSYSFYREEDDRALKLRHKNETMLRSALENEEILVYYQPKFHIHESRITGVEALVRWNRNKSEIVYPDEFISILEESGLIISVGEFILRKACSDIAELNASLERPLKLAVNLSAVQFTDPGLVGKIRTILEETSFPSELLEVEITESIAMNDIASTMKILNELTAMKISIAVDDFGTGYSSLSYLQKFPLSTLKIDKSFIDQMQNKEEDQGIVRTIISLADIMNLNVVAEGVETGDQIEILKNNRCAEAQGYFISRPTDIGSLRLIMVSKDPKQSDN, encoded by the coding sequence ATGAACAAGAGAACGAAAATACTCAATATTTCATTATTCGTATTTTCTCTGGCTTTTTTTGCCCAAAACCTCTTCGGAGAAGGGGATCAATCAGTAAATTTCGCATTTATCACCGATACACCTCCCATATCCTTTATCAACGATTCGGGTGAACCCGATGGTTTTCTCGTAGAACTTTTCTCACGAATTCTCAATGAATTTCATGTCGAATATCAATTTGTCCCGACAGATTACGGCGATCTTTTCAGCAAACTGGAAAGTGGTGAAATCGATATATACGGGGCCTTATTTAAAACAGAATCCCGTCAGAAAATCTTTTATTTCGGCAAGGAGAGTATCTCCGGAGGCTGGGGACAGCTGTTTATTAATCGTCAGGAACAGTACGAAAGCATTCAATCTCTGACAAATAAAAAAATCGGAATGGTTGTCGGCGATGAAATCGGAAAGAATTTCAAGTCATTTATGGACGCACTGGAAATCCCTTTCACTGTTGTCGAGTACACCAGTTTCAGCTCTCTGATAAATGATGTCAAAAGCAATGAGATATACGGCGGCGTCATCTACAATTCCTACCTCCTCGGAGCGGAGGACATTAAAATCACACCGACGGTCTTCTCCCCGGAACCGGCATATCCCGTAACATCGATAACAGGACCCCATAAACTTCTTCTCGACAGGATTTCCCTGCGCCTATCCGATTTGAAAGACGATCAGAATTCCTACTATTACAGTCTGTACAGCAAATGGATCGGTCCTCATGAAAACCCCATGGAGAAGTACATACCTTCAATAATTGCTGTTATTCTTACTGTTTTAATAGCCACAGCCTTTCTCCTCATCAACAGAAGGATTCTCAAAAAAACAATACTGAAAAGAACGAGCGAACTGGAACAGGCTTCCACCATTCTGGAAAACAGCCTTGAGGGAATCGTCATCACCGATAAAGACCTGATTATAACAAAGGTGAACAGAGCTTTCGAGAAGATATCCGGTTACAGCGGAAAAGAGGTCTTAGGAAAATCCATTGTTGAATTGAGTTCTCCCGATGGGCGGATAGAAATTTTTGAAGAGATGCGGAAGACCATCGACAAAACCGGTAAATGGGTAGGAGAAACCTGGGATAGAAGGAAAAACGGCGTCATATTCCCCCAGCATAAATCCGTTGTGCTCATCCGCGACAAAAACGGAGAACCTCTCAATTACTCATTCGTCTGCCAGGACCTGACTCAGAACCGGGACCTGGAGAACAGATTGCATTATATGTCCAATTACGACAGACAAACCGATCTGCCCAACAAAAATCTCTTTTACGACAGACTTCTCATTGCGGGAATGAATGCCGACAGAGAGGGGAATATAGTCTGCGTCGTCAGCCTCGGTCTGGACAATTTTAAAAAGATCAACCGCTCTTATGGTCACCAGGTCGGTGATGAGCTGTTAAAAATGGTGGGGGACAGACTGAAAACCCTGTGCCGCCGTTCTGATACAGTCTCACGCTATGAAGGAGATGAGTTTACCCTGCTGCTAACGGATATCAACACCCAGGAAGACATCATACGAATCATAGAAAAGATCAGACTGGAAATGGAAAAACCATTCTTTATAGCCGGGAGAAAAGTGTACACGTCCTGCTCCCAGGGCATATCCCTATACCCATCGGACAGTCGCAGGATCGAGGATATCCCCAGAAATGCAAACCAGGCCCAGCATATGGCCAAAAAGGCCAGAAAAGGATCTTACTCCTTTTATAGAGAGGAAGATGACCGCGCACTGAAACTCCGCCATAAAAATGAAACGATGCTGAGATCCGCTCTTGAAAATGAGGAAATCCTCGTCTATTACCAGCCCAAATTTCACATCCATGAAAGCAGGATAACAGGCGTGGAAGCGCTGGTTCGCTGGAACAGGAATAAATCGGAAATCGTGTACCCCGATGAGTTTATTTCCATCCTCGAAGAGTCGGGCCTGATTATATCCGTGGGAGAATTCATTCTGAGAAAAGCCTGCAGCGATATAGCAGAGCTGAATGCTTCACTGGAAAGACCATTGAAACTGGCGGTCAATCTTTCGGCTGTACAGTTTACCGATCCCGGTCTGGTCGGGAAAATAAGGACAATACTGGAAGAGACATCATTCCCCTCGGAATTGCTGGAAGTTGAAATCACTGAGAGCATAGCCATGAATGATATTGCCAGTACCATGAAGATTCTCAACGAGTTAACCGCCATGAAAATCAGTATCGCCGTAGATGATTTCGGAACTGGCTATTCCTCCCTTTCCTACCTGCAGAAATTTCCCCTTTCCACTTTAAAAATCGACAAATCATTTATCGATCAGATGCAGAACAAAGAGGAAGATCAGGGTATTGTCAGGACGATAATCTCCCTGGCGGACATTATGAACCTCAACGTTGTAGCGGAAGGAGTCGAAACAGGCGACCAGATCGAGATTCTGAAAAACAACCGATGTGCAGAAGCTCAAGGTTATTTTATCAGCCGTCCCACTGATATCGGGAGTCTCAGGCTGATTATGGTGTCAAAGGATCCTAAACAGTCAGACAATTGA
- the argA gene encoding amino-acid N-acetyltransferase — protein MDNPAFKDQVSLIREVFAYTHRFKKSTFVIKLDSAIIDEPAFPVLARDISLLKGNGIRIILIAGAKERINEILHRYGIECEFHKGIRITPPEAVPFIKMAAFDTANKVMTALSAYGENAVIGNWVKARALGVQDGLDYLNTGKVEKVDTVTIKKLLDEALIPIIPSIGWNSTGIPYNVNSDNLAVTLASEMEARKLFYITGNDILMTPPYKTAGSTNVSREGRISKMDVRAAKDFLDLNEGVPNRNIISCSVEACEKGVDRVHILDGRIEGVVLKEIFSSLGSGTMIHTNIYESIRPMKSDDVPAILSLMQPLIEKGLLVKRTKEDLLTWKKHYAVYSMDNIIHGCAALIPYGKEYGEIAAITVDSTYSHLGIGRRLVSFFLERAREQGIRHIFVLTTEAADWFLSLGFRTVSREELPPEKQKNYNNKRNSRILMMDLTI, from the coding sequence ATGGATAATCCCGCTTTTAAAGATCAGGTCTCCTTAATCAGAGAAGTTTTCGCCTACACGCACCGGTTTAAAAAATCGACATTCGTTATAAAACTGGACAGCGCCATCATCGACGAACCGGCTTTTCCCGTTCTGGCCAGGGATATTTCTCTTCTCAAAGGAAACGGAATCCGTATTATTCTCATCGCCGGAGCCAAAGAGAGGATAAATGAAATCCTTCACAGATACGGAATAGAATGCGAGTTCCATAAGGGAATACGAATAACACCTCCCGAAGCCGTTCCTTTTATAAAAATGGCAGCCTTCGATACGGCGAACAAAGTCATGACCGCTCTTTCAGCCTATGGAGAAAACGCAGTCATCGGGAACTGGGTGAAAGCCCGGGCGCTCGGCGTTCAGGACGGTCTGGATTATCTCAACACGGGAAAAGTGGAAAAAGTCGATACAGTGACAATCAAGAAGCTTCTCGATGAAGCCCTGATCCCCATTATCCCCTCTATCGGCTGGAATTCGACAGGTATACCTTACAACGTCAACTCCGACAATCTGGCCGTCACCCTGGCGTCGGAAATGGAAGCGAGAAAGCTCTTTTATATTACCGGAAACGATATACTCATGACCCCTCCCTATAAAACAGCGGGATCGACCAATGTGTCCCGGGAAGGGCGCATCTCGAAAATGGATGTGCGGGCTGCTAAGGATTTTCTCGATCTTAACGAAGGTGTTCCCAATAGAAATATTATCAGCTGCTCCGTAGAAGCCTGTGAAAAAGGGGTCGACAGAGTTCATATCCTGGACGGAAGAATCGAAGGAGTCGTTCTGAAAGAGATTTTCTCATCCCTCGGAAGCGGAACGATGATCCACACCAACATTTACGAATCCATTAGGCCCATGAAGAGCGACGACGTTCCGGCTATTCTCAGCCTGATGCAGCCGCTGATTGAAAAAGGGCTACTGGTGAAAAGGACAAAGGAAGATCTTCTGACCTGGAAAAAGCATTATGCCGTGTACTCCATGGACAACATCATACACGGATGTGCCGCTCTCATCCCCTATGGAAAAGAATATGGAGAAATTGCCGCCATCACTGTCGACTCTACCTACAGCCACCTAGGTATAGGGAGAAGGCTGGTTTCTTTTTTTCTGGAAAGGGCCAGAGAGCAGGGGATCAGGCATATCTTCGTGCTGACAACCGAAGCGGCTGACTGGTTCCTCTCTCTGGGTTTCAGAACCGTATCCAGGGAAGAGCTGCCGCCGGAAAAACAGAAAAACTACAACAATAAAAGAAATTCAAGAATATTAATGATGGATTTAACAATCTGA
- a CDS encoding NusG domain II-containing protein, translating to MKFIKLFRPADYLIFILNIAAIVVFSLSVYGKAGEPSNVLIEAGEDQWIYSLDEDRIVHIHGNQGDTVIEIKDGKAHIADSPCPDKLCVQMGWLENPNDWAACLPNGVFVTLQGESDSEIDAISQ from the coding sequence ATGAAGTTTATAAAATTGTTCAGACCTGCCGACTATCTCATTTTTATACTTAATATAGCGGCCATAGTTGTTTTTTCCCTAAGTGTATACGGAAAGGCCGGAGAGCCTTCCAATGTTCTTATCGAAGCTGGTGAAGATCAGTGGATCTATTCACTCGATGAAGACAGAATCGTACACATTCACGGAAATCAGGGAGATACGGTCATCGAAATCAAAGACGGGAAAGCCCATATCGCCGATTCTCCCTGTCCCGACAAACTGTGCGTGCAAATGGGTTGGCTTGAGAATCCTAATGACTGGGCAGCCTGCCTTCCCAACGGCGTATTTGTAACCTTACAGGGAGAAAGCGATAGTGAAATCGATGCAATCAGTCAGTAA
- a CDS encoding Gx transporter family protein, with the protein MQSVSKESHMVAMLAAFCMFFSMIEYLIPKPLPFMRLGLANLPILIALFLLPDRKILLLIFLKVLGQGLVNGTLFSYIFLFSAAGSFSSGLVMLLVYKAGGKRISLIGICLAGALVSNMVQLVLARFFIFGRSAFIIGPPFLIIGTVSALILGIFAERFKDRSRWFADQMGALDE; encoded by the coding sequence ATGCAATCAGTCAGTAAAGAATCTCATATGGTCGCCATGCTGGCGGCTTTCTGTATGTTTTTTTCCATGATCGAGTACCTGATTCCCAAGCCTCTTCCCTTTATGCGACTCGGGCTGGCCAATCTACCGATCCTGATAGCTCTTTTTCTTCTTCCGGACAGAAAAATCCTCCTTCTGATTTTTCTGAAAGTTCTGGGTCAGGGATTGGTGAACGGAACCCTTTTCTCCTATATTTTTCTCTTTTCCGCAGCGGGATCTTTCAGCAGCGGTCTCGTTATGCTTCTGGTATACAAAGCCGGCGGTAAAAGAATTTCTCTTATAGGAATCTGTCTGGCGGGAGCACTTGTCAGCAATATGGTTCAGCTGGTTCTGGCCCGCTTTTTTATTTTCGGTCGGTCGGCTTTTATTATCGGCCCTCCTTTCCTGATAATCGGAACCGTCAGTGCCCTTATTCTGGGTATTTTCGCCGAACGGTTTAAAGACCGGTCAAGATGGTTTGCCGACCAGATGGGAGCTCTGGATGAATAA